Proteins encoded by one window of Porphyromonas vaginalis:
- a CDS encoding DUF5106 domain-containing protein, which translates to MKKDLTIRQILLIALLLGTTIVVSCKKGDRTQSTMATAAPTFPMPPRSLANATERADYVLDNVWNGIAGIDTLTFRDSGEREQFLVNYFGFGALASERARRASMSKLFELATPAMDSVILSIAGRYFDTPESPLFNQAYFIETYEEADKLGILDYAQQLKLEDRRSLYQKNQEGEAAEDFEYTLANGQTSTLYKTSPGKKLLLMFYDPECNACKDVLEFLSHSEPIQALLGSEVSWLCVYVEHDVETWRKSLSHLPSYAITGRDATGMVTDQSLYDLRVLPVLYLLDEHKRVIIRDAYPQEVESYFAALQEAKP; encoded by the coding sequence ATGAAAAAGGATCTAACCATACGACAGATACTCCTCATCGCACTCCTGCTTGGCACTACTATAGTAGTCAGCTGCAAGAAGGGGGACCGCACTCAGAGCACTATGGCTACCGCTGCACCGACCTTTCCTATGCCACCTCGCTCCCTAGCGAATGCCACCGAGCGTGCCGACTACGTCCTAGATAATGTCTGGAATGGCATCGCTGGCATAGACACGCTCACCTTTAGAGACAGCGGTGAGCGAGAGCAATTTCTAGTAAATTACTTTGGCTTCGGGGCGCTTGCCAGCGAGCGCGCTCGAAGAGCCTCTATGAGCAAGCTCTTCGAACTGGCGACTCCAGCGATGGACTCGGTCATCCTCAGCATAGCGGGTCGCTACTTTGACACGCCTGAGTCACCGCTCTTTAACCAGGCCTACTTTATCGAGACCTACGAAGAGGCAGACAAGCTCGGCATCCTGGACTATGCCCAGCAGTTAAAACTAGAGGACAGACGAAGTCTCTACCAGAAGAATCAAGAGGGAGAGGCGGCTGAAGACTTTGAGTACACGCTCGCCAATGGGCAGACCAGCACGCTCTACAAGACCAGTCCGGGCAAGAAGCTCCTCTTGATGTTTTACGATCCCGAGTGCAATGCTTGTAAGGATGTCTTAGAGTTCCTCTCTCACAGTGAGCCTATCCAAGCCTTGCTAGGCAGTGAGGTGTCGTGGCTCTGCGTCTATGTAGAGCACGATGTAGAGACGTGGCGCAAGAGCCTATCGCACCTCCCGTCTTATGCGATTACAGGCAGAGACGCCACAGGTATGGTCACCGATCAGAGCCTATATGACTTACGCGTGCTGCCTGTCCTTTACCTGCTTGACGAGCATAAGCGGGTCATCATCCGCGATGCCTATCCCCAAGAGGTAGAGAGCTACTTCGCAGCCCTGCAAGAGGCTAAGCCGTAA
- a CDS encoding conjugal transfer protein TraO — translation MCGTTVSYLGNWSFTRMALENAFGYLGLSALCGYEELNEDKRLLPDGATLLNRSRFTYGGAIHSSVELFLTDNLLFVLKAQGQLPFGSDLHHFRPAISAGLKFNI, via the coding sequence ATGTGTGGCACTACAGTTTCTTACCTAGGAAACTGGAGTTTCACCCGTATGGCACTGGAGAATGCCTTTGGCTACTTGGGACTATCCGCTCTCTGCGGTTATGAAGAGCTGAACGAGGATAAACGGTTGCTACCCGATGGGGCTACACTCCTTAATCGGTCTCGCTTTACTTATGGTGGAGCGATACATAGCTCGGTAGAACTGTTCCTTACTGACAATCTGCTCTTCGTCCTCAAAGCTCAAGGGCAACTGCCCTTCGGCTCTGATCTGCATCATTTTCGTCCTGCTATCTCAGCAGGACTCAAGTTCAATATCTAA